GTTTCGCCCGGCCCCGCGCCGCCGCCCAGGCGGCACTGGACCGCGAACTCGATCAGCCGGTGAGTGACAGCACCAGCACCATCGACGGCAGCGCCAACAGATAACTGATCACGATCGTCCCCGCCATCAGCGCCCCGTCGCCGTCCATCTCCTGGACGAGGACATAGGCGGCCGAGGCGGTGGGACAGGCGAGAAAAATCAGCGCGAGGCGCATCTCGTCGGCCTGCAGGCCGACCTGCAGCGCCAGCAGCCATCCGATCAGCGGTGTGGCCGCGGTCTTCAGCAGCGCCGCGGTGGTTGCCCAGCGGCGCTGGCCGCGCAGGCGGGTGGCATAGAGCCCGCCACCGATGCCGATCAGCGCCAGCGGCAGCGCCATCTGGCCGATGGCACCCAGGGTGCGATCCAGGAACACCGGCATCCCCCCGCCGGCGAGCGCGATGACCGCGCCGAGCACGGTCGCGATCAGGATAGGGTTGCCAACGAGACGCCGGCCGAGCCCCCGCAGCGCCGATCGGGGGCCGGACTGGCCGGGCAGCTGCATGACGATGACCGCGACCACGTTATAGACGATCACCAGTGGCACGAAGGCGATGAGGGCCGCCGATTCCGCCGCGGACGCCGCACCACTGCCGGCGAAGGCATAGATCACCACGGGCAGTCCGACGAAGGTCAGGTTACCGCGGTAGCTCGCGTGAATCAGGGTCGCCAGCGACGCACCCGGCAGTCGACCCATGCGACCCAGCACGGCGCTGATCACGATGATGATGGCGGTGGTGCCCACCAGCACCAGCAGGATATTCCCGACCCGATCGAATGCCGGTGTGGCGGCGGCGATACGCTGCACCAGCAGCGCCGGCAGACCGATCCAGTAGGTTAGCCGGTTGAGCTCACCGATGGTGGTGGCGGAGAGGAAACCGGTCCGCGCCAGCAGCCAGCCCAGGCCGATGACCACGACCACCGGCGCAAGGATCTGGGCAATGGCGAGCAGAGCGTGACCCGCCGATCAGCGACGGTCGTCGTCGCGACGCTCGTACTCACCCTCGATCACGTCCCGCTCGCGATCCCGATCACCGCCGCCGGGGCCCTGCCCCGGTCCGGGTCCCGCCGGATTCACCCGTACCGCCATGCGCGCGAGCGCCAAACGAACCAGCCAGTGGCGGGTAAAGGGGATCAGGCACAGAAAGCCGATCACATCGGTGACGAGGCCCGGGGTGAGCAACAGCGCCCCGCCGGCGATCAGGGCGACGCCCTCGAGCAGTTCCATCGCCGGCAGCGACCCGCGGTCGAGATTGCTGCGCGCCCGGGCGATGGTCTGCAGCCCCTGCTGGCGGAGCAGTGCCGCGCCGAGCATGGCGGTCAGCAGGCACAGCCCGATGGTGGGCAGCGCACCGATCCAGCTCCCCACCTCGATGAGCAGAAAGAGCTCGGCGAGCGGGATGGTCACAAACAGGATAAGTAGAGTGGGCACGATCACTCCAGACTGTGATAAACGGAGCACAGAGGGTAACATCCAGAAAACGCGCCGGGCAGATCGGAAGGAGGTCCGATGAGCCGTAGCCGCAAGGCCTGTCTGATCATTGGCCTGATTGCCGGAATACCCGCCACGGCAAACGCCGAAACGGATTTCGGGTCGTGTCTCGATAACCTTCGCGATACCGCCCTCGAGCGCGACATATCGGCGCAAACCGTCGACCGCCTGCTCTCGGACATCACGCCGAGCGAGCGTGTTATCGAGCTCGACCGGCGCCAGCCGGAGTTCACCACCACTCTGCACGACTATCTCGCCGCCCGCGTCAATCGTGGCCGCATCAAGCGGGGGCGGGAGCTGCTCCGTGAGCACGCCGATCTGCTTGGGCGCATCGAGCGCGAGTATGGCGTCCCCGCCCGCTACCTGGTGGCGTTCTGGGGA
The Spiribacter vilamensis DNA segment above includes these coding regions:
- a CDS encoding AEC family transporter; this translates as MVVVIGLGWLLARTGFLSATTIGELNRLTYWIGLPALLVQRIAAATPAFDRVGNILLVLVGTTAIIIVISAVLGRMGRLPGASLATLIHASYRGNLTFVGLPVVIYAFAGSGAASAAESAALIAFVPLVIVYNVVAVIVMQLPGQSGPRSALRGLGRRLVGNPILIATVLGAVIALAGGGMPVFLDRTLGAIGQMALPLALIGIGGGLYATRLRGQRRWATTAALLKTAATPLIGWLLALQVGLQADEMRLALIFLACPTASAAYVLVQEMDGDGALMAGTIVISYLLALPSMVLVLSLTG
- a CDS encoding FxsA family protein, which translates into the protein MPTLLILFVTIPLAELFLLIEVGSWIGALPTIGLCLLTAMLGAALLRQQGLQTIARARSNLDRGSLPAMELLEGVALIAGGALLLTPGLVTDVIGFLCLIPFTRHWLVRLALARMAVRVNPAGPGPGQGPGGGDRDRERDVIEGEYERRDDDRR